A stretch of Lactuca sativa cultivar Salinas chromosome 6, Lsat_Salinas_v11, whole genome shotgun sequence DNA encodes these proteins:
- the LOC128126823 gene encoding F-box protein CPR1-like — translation MAELHDDVLLNILKRLNVSDLIRCKSVCKSWENLISDSGFIKFHMNYSYQIDYKNNDIDRRIVMSRVSYRNGSRVCDVDDRLFDDRDCHLLGSSDGLVCISSFASLLVVANPSTREVQTLQEPQILDTKHLCWGFGYDSSTDDYKVVLGFRKRVGWTCFQVLSLKSNVWKLIGDVKYSFHSRIGILCNGALHWIMKDSSSPNKKRVIASFQLSEEKFIKISEPDDERYESGVASCPNMNLGIIEDCLCVFPCDGFNDNLWMLKNYNGELSWEMFEKDCDMNLALQCLKEQEHYVPNKRTLCRDMLFYKTKEYICAPIYMESLVSPYVNGRPKRKIQESNSKKSCKNSY, via the exons ATGGCAGAGCTTCACGATGATGTCCTTCTGAATATACTGAAAAGATTGAATGTGAGCGATCTAATCCGATGCAAAAGTGTATGTAAGTCTTGGGAAAATTTGATCTCTGACTCTGGTTTCATTAAATTCCATATGAACTATAGTTACCAAATTGATTACAAAAACAATGATATAGATAGGAGGATTGTTATGTCAAGGGTCTCTTATCGCAACGGGTCGCGTGTTTGTGATGTTGATGACAGATTATTTGATGATCGTGATTGTCATCTTCTTGGTTCTTCCGATGGACTTGTATGCATCTCTTCTTTTGCTTCTCTACTTGTTGTAGCTAATCCCTCAACTAGAGAGGTTCAAACACTACAAGAGCCTCAAATTCTTGATACCAAGCATTTATGTTGGGGTTTTGGCTATGATTCATCTACGGATGATTACAAGGTTGTATTAGGGTTCCGTAAACGTGTTGGTTGGACGTGTTTTCAAGTGTTAAGTTTGAAATCAAATGTTTGGAAACTAATTGGGGATGTAAAGTATTCATTTCATAGTAGGATTGGTATCTTATGCAATGGGGCACTTCATTGGATTATGAAAGATTCTTCATCTCCAAATAAGAAGAGAGTCATTGCTTCGTTTCAGTTATCTGAAgaaaaatttatcaaaatttcCGAACCTGATGATGAGCGATATGAATCTGGTGTTGCTAGCTGCCCAAATATGAATTTAGGTATTATCGAAGATTGTTTATGCGTATTTCCTTGTGATGGGTTTAACGATAACTTATGGATGCTGAAGAACTACAATGGAGAGCTGTCTTGGGAAATGTTTGAAAAGGACTGTGATATGAACTTAGCTTTACAATGCTTGAAAGAGCAGGAACATTACGTTCCTAACAAGAGAACTTTGTGTCGTGATATGCTGTTCTACAAGACTAAGGAATATATTTGTGCCCCTATCTATATGGAGAGTCTTGTATCTCCCTATGTTAATGGGAGGCCAAAGAGAAAGATACAAGAGAGTAATAGCAAGAAGAGTTGTAAG AATTCTTATTAA